One window of the Natrinema sp. CBA1119 genome contains the following:
- a CDS encoding sulfite exporter TauE/SafE family protein: MLGLPFELSLVLLLVSIAFFSGIGITTIGPGGIFVTIALYSLTSLPSSQVAGTAHATFVVTGLVGSAAYLHSGEMNTGESRAIAIVLSGASILGALVGAYVNTFVPRSVFGLLLGGVATAVGGIILYRERRGFSPIYDLEPLTRGGRIVLAGLGFALGVCSGLLGIGGPVLAVPALVLIGVPMLLAVAVAQVQSIFIATFAASGYFLQGNVLVPLAVVIGVPLLFGVVVGWRVAHAIDPERLKVALGVVLLGVGPYLAL; this comes from the coding sequence ATGCTCGGATTGCCCTTCGAACTCTCCCTGGTCCTGTTGCTCGTCTCGATCGCTTTCTTCTCGGGGATCGGCATCACCACCATCGGTCCGGGCGGAATCTTCGTGACGATCGCGCTCTACTCGCTGACGTCGCTGCCCTCGAGCCAAGTCGCCGGCACCGCCCACGCCACGTTCGTCGTCACCGGACTCGTCGGGAGCGCCGCCTACCTCCACTCCGGGGAGATGAACACCGGCGAGAGTCGAGCGATCGCGATCGTCCTCAGCGGCGCGAGTATCCTCGGCGCGCTCGTTGGCGCGTACGTCAACACCTTCGTTCCGCGCTCCGTCTTCGGGCTCCTGCTCGGCGGCGTCGCGACGGCCGTCGGCGGGATCATCCTGTATCGCGAGCGCCGCGGGTTCAGCCCGATCTACGATCTCGAGCCCCTGACTCGAGGCGGCCGGATCGTCCTGGCGGGACTCGGATTCGCCCTCGGCGTCTGCAGCGGCCTGCTGGGGATCGGCGGGCCGGTGCTGGCCGTGCCGGCGCTGGTACTGATCGGCGTTCCGATGTTGCTCGCGGTCGCGGTCGCACAGGTCCAGTCGATCTTCATCGCGACGTTCGCGGCGTCGGGCTATTTCCTGCAGGGAAATGTCCTCGTTCCGCTCGCGGTCGTCATCGGCGTGCCGCTCCTGTTCGGCGTCGTCGTCGGGTGGCGAGTCGCCCACGCCATCGATCCCGAGCGGCTGAAGGTCGCGCTGGGTGTCGTCCTGCTGGGCGTCGGCCCCTATCTCGCCCTGTGA
- a CDS encoding universal stress protein, which translates to MSPRILVPFDDSEPARDALEYAFDLFPDGEFVALAVIDTTSLPYIPNVADDAEMSDDARALLDDAADQLAAAEAIADERGVAVETGTRMGTPAQEILEYAERDPVDHVVIGSHGRSGIERILLGSVAEVVVRHSPVPVTVAR; encoded by the coding sequence ATGTCACCGCGGATCCTCGTCCCGTTCGACGACTCCGAGCCCGCTCGCGACGCCCTCGAGTACGCGTTCGATCTGTTTCCCGACGGCGAGTTCGTCGCGCTGGCCGTCATCGACACCACCTCGTTGCCGTACATTCCGAACGTCGCGGACGACGCCGAGATGAGCGACGACGCGCGAGCGCTGCTGGACGACGCCGCCGACCAGTTGGCCGCGGCCGAGGCCATCGCCGACGAGCGCGGCGTCGCCGTCGAAACGGGGACGCGAATGGGAACACCGGCCCAGGAGATCCTCGAGTACGCCGAACGCGACCCCGTCGATCACGTCGTTATCGGCAGCCACGGCCGATCCGGTATCGAACGGATCCTGCTGGGCAGCGTCGCCGAGGTGGTCGTCAGACACTCGCCGGTGCCGGTGACGGTCGCTCGATGA
- a CDS encoding SPW repeat protein, whose translation MSEYDGTENPETPWRDDGASEDDGRGDDELTGSDRTPFEPNPGERGTRLAAAVGLLGLAVLVQALVLELAASQFWNDVFVGATLLVAGAYNYYRRSNEEFGSIGVASLVALLGLWLVASPFLLGAGSGIAETASDLGFWTDVIVGLLAFGIGSYSAYAIRDRRRHADVRRTAT comes from the coding sequence ATGAGCGAGTACGACGGCACGGAAAACCCCGAGACGCCCTGGCGGGACGACGGCGCGTCCGAAGACGACGGCCGCGGCGACGACGAACTGACCGGGAGCGACCGAACGCCGTTCGAACCGAACCCGGGCGAACGCGGGACGCGGCTCGCGGCGGCCGTGGGTCTGCTCGGGCTCGCGGTACTCGTTCAGGCCCTCGTCCTCGAGCTCGCCGCGAGCCAGTTCTGGAACGATGTCTTCGTCGGTGCGACGCTGCTCGTCGCCGGTGCGTACAACTACTATCGCCGATCGAACGAGGAGTTCGGGAGCATCGGCGTCGCGTCCCTCGTCGCCCTCCTCGGCCTGTGGCTCGTCGCCTCGCCGTTCCTGTTGGGGGCCGGGTCGGGCATCGCCGAGACCGCGAGCGACCTCGGCTTCTGGACCGACGTCATCGTCGGATTGCTCGCGTTCGGGATCGGGTCGTACAGCGCCTATGCGATCCGCGATCGGCGTCGCCACGCGGACGTGCGGAGAACGGCGACGTGA